A DNA window from Papaver somniferum cultivar HN1 unplaced genomic scaffold, ASM357369v1 unplaced-scaffold_46, whole genome shotgun sequence contains the following coding sequences:
- the LOC113342694 gene encoding probable carboxylesterase 18, producing MSGASTPSAPILPWKTKIALAFLSRVTDYTRRDDGTVNRRLFNFFDISKKIPSQPVHGLNITDITVDPSRNLWFRLFTPTMTKSPSGATTPIDPATPLPVFVFFHGGGFAFLSAASIAYDFICRRFARENSAIVVSVNYRLSPEFKYPCQYDDGFDVLKFIDGKQCKEFPANADLSRCFLGGDSAGANIAHHVTVRACNSTFQELKVIGLIQIQPFFGGEERSESEIKLKDAPLVSLPRTDWLWKVFLPDGCDRNHEAANVLGSEKLVEKMKGLVNFPPTLVVAGGFDPLKDWQVRYYEGLKKCGKNVDLIEYPNGVHAFYCFPELPETDLLFKEVKDFIHQKCEAN from the coding sequence ATGTCTGGTGCATCAACACCTTCAGCACCAATCCTCCCATGGAAAACCAAAATCGCTCTAGCATTCCTCTCAAGAGTCACAGACTACACCCGCCGTGACGACGGCACCGTCAACCGCCGTCTCTTCAATTTCTTCGACATCAGCAAAAAAATCCCATCACAACCAGTCCACGGACTCAACATCACCGATATCACCGTCGATCCGTCTCGTAACCTCTGGTTCCGCCTTTTCACGCCGACAATGACAAAATCACCTTCCGGCGCCACCACCCCCATCGATCCCGCCACTCCTCTTCCAGTTTTCGTCTTCTTTCACGGCGGCGGGTTCGCTTTCCTTTCCGCTGCTTCCATCGCTTACGACTTTATATGTCGTCGTTTCGCTCGTGAGAATTCCGCGATTGTTGTGTCCGTGAACTACCGTCTCTCGCCGGAGTTCAAGTACCCTTGCCAGTACGACGACGGATTCGACGTCTTGAAATTCATCGACGGGAAACAGTGTAAGGAATTCCCGGCGAATGCGGATCTGTCCCGTTGTTTCCTCGGAGGAGATAGCGCCGGTGCTAATATAGCTCATCACGTCACTGTAAGAGCGTGTAACTCCACGTTTCAAGAACTGAAAGTTATCGGATTAATCCAGATTCAACCGTTTTTCGGCGGCGAAGAAAGATCCGAATCGGAGATCAAGTTAAAAGATGCTCCGTTGGTATCTCTTCCCCGTACAGATTGGCTGTGGAAAGTGTTCTTGCCGGACGGGTGCGACCGGAATCACGAAGCGGCGAATGTGTTAGGATCGGAGAAATTGGTTGAGAAGATGAAAGGGTTGGTGAATTTTCCTCCTACTTTGGTGGTGGCTGGTGGATTTGATCCGTTGAAGGATTGGCAGGTTAGATATTATGAAGGGTTGAAGAAATGTGGGAAAAATGTGGATTTGATTGAGTATCCGAATGG